One segment of Halococcus salsus DNA contains the following:
- a CDS encoding helix-turn-helix domain-containing protein: MPDSMAEYLRADMDCEGLLECIYGLTELDRECFEVVIDHEAPLTIDEIAEAVDRERSTAYRSLQRLRKAGFVQKEQVNYDQGGYYHVFRPADPDVAADEMQRMLNDWYAKMGQLIGEFRTKYETTDGPTAAAES; encoded by the coding sequence ATGCCAGATTCGATGGCCGAGTACCTCCGGGCGGATATGGACTGTGAGGGCCTGCTCGAATGTATCTACGGGCTCACCGAACTCGACCGCGAGTGCTTCGAGGTCGTGATCGACCACGAGGCACCCCTGACGATCGACGAGATCGCCGAGGCGGTCGACCGGGAGCGCTCGACGGCGTACCGGTCGCTCCAGCGGCTTCGAAAGGCCGGCTTCGTCCAGAAGGAGCAGGTCAACTACGACCAGGGCGGCTACTACCACGTCTTCCGCCCCGCCGACCCCGACGTCGCGGCCGACGAGATGCAGCGGATGTTGAACGACTGGTACGCGAAAATGGGCCAGCTCATCGGGGAGTTCCGGACGAAGTACGAGACGACCGACGGACCGACGGCAGCGGCCGAGAGCTGA
- a CDS encoding putative manganese transporter yields MIPLDLTAQGAIDILLGSVRDGFVQVSAFVAVTVLVFGYLQYRTGGRMVQFLENNEHLQPLAGGLLGLTPGCGGAIIAMPLYIRGTISFGTVVATLAATAGDSAFVILALAPEAALYAYVLAFVSGVLFGYAIDFWGLGVGRVDRAVERISRPMTDGGFATTSVAAGGPSVAGFEMDDGGHDHERNTSGFMAKFTHGVHVVWWVVALAGLTAGVLYLARGAPEVPFEYGPTFFGLFTVAGLVGTTLSFYLHFFGRRFIGEGDAGRIRETYADAYDTFQHAAMETSMVTVWVIGAYLIYEYGMALLSIDIAALAAAAGVLAPLAGAALGLIPGCAPQIVFAGLYAEGAIPFSALVGNAISQDGDALFPLMAIDMKAAIIATIYTTIPAAIVGVAVHYFWPYAQFGFGVIG; encoded by the coding sequence ATGATCCCCCTGGACCTCACCGCACAGGGCGCGATCGACATCCTCCTCGGCTCCGTGCGTGACGGCTTCGTCCAGGTTTCGGCTTTCGTCGCGGTCACCGTCCTGGTCTTCGGCTATCTCCAGTACAGAACGGGCGGACGGATGGTTCAGTTCCTGGAGAACAACGAACACCTCCAGCCGCTCGCGGGTGGCCTGTTGGGGCTCACCCCCGGTTGCGGCGGTGCCATCATCGCGATGCCGCTGTACATCCGTGGGACGATCAGCTTCGGGACGGTCGTGGCGACGCTCGCCGCGACCGCCGGGGACTCGGCGTTCGTGATCCTCGCGCTCGCCCCCGAAGCTGCGCTCTACGCGTACGTGCTGGCGTTCGTCTCGGGCGTGTTGTTCGGCTACGCGATCGACTTCTGGGGCCTCGGGGTCGGACGCGTCGACCGTGCCGTCGAGCGGATCAGTCGGCCGATGACCGACGGTGGGTTCGCGACCACGAGCGTCGCCGCTGGCGGGCCGAGCGTCGCGGGGTTCGAGATGGACGACGGCGGCCACGACCACGAGCGAAACACCTCGGGGTTCATGGCGAAGTTCACCCACGGCGTCCACGTCGTCTGGTGGGTGGTGGCGCTCGCCGGTCTCACCGCCGGCGTGCTGTATCTCGCCCGCGGCGCGCCCGAGGTGCCGTTCGAGTACGGGCCCACGTTCTTCGGGCTGTTCACCGTCGCCGGTCTGGTGGGCACGACCCTCTCGTTCTACCTCCACTTCTTCGGCCGTCGGTTCATCGGCGAGGGCGACGCGGGACGTATCCGGGAGACGTACGCGGACGCCTACGACACCTTCCAGCACGCCGCGATGGAGACCAGCATGGTCACGGTCTGGGTGATCGGTGCCTACCTGATCTACGAGTACGGCATGGCGCTGCTCTCGATCGACATCGCCGCGCTCGCTGCGGCGGCGGGCGTTCTCGCGCCGCTGGCCGGGGCGGCGCTGGGGTTGATACCCGGTTGCGCACCACAGATCGTGTTCGCGGGGCTCTACGCCGAGGGCGCGATCCCCTTCTCGGCGCTCGTCGGGAACGCGATCAGCCAGGACGGCGACGCGCTCTTCCCCCTCATGGCGATCGACATGAAGGCCGCGATCATCGCGACGATCTACACCACGATACCGGCCGCCATCGTCGGCGTCGCGGTCCACTACTTCTGGCCGTACGCCCAGTTCGGTTTCGGGGTGATAGGATGA
- a CDS encoding YeeE/YedE family protein: protein MTGYVLQLLAEVSLAGLFPRGIGQYAVGGVLIGLGVSTIYLGTAIAPGASTFFESTLSYVSALPRFNRATYLASRDWRVVFTLSMVAGAAVYALLLGGGGWTTDVQAWRLLVGGVLVGAGTRIGKGCTSGHGINGLASRSKTSLASVATFMSVAIGVALAMQALGVTP from the coding sequence ATGACCGGATACGTTCTCCAGCTCCTCGCCGAGGTGTCGCTCGCGGGGCTCTTCCCGCGCGGTATCGGTCAGTACGCCGTCGGCGGCGTGCTGATCGGGCTGGGGGTCTCGACCATCTACCTCGGAACGGCGATCGCGCCGGGCGCGAGCACGTTCTTCGAGTCGACGCTGTCGTACGTCTCGGCGCTCCCCCGGTTCAACCGGGCGACCTACCTCGCCTCGCGCGACTGGCGAGTCGTCTTCACGCTGAGCATGGTCGCCGGCGCGGCCGTCTACGCGCTCCTCCTCGGTGGGGGTGGCTGGACGACCGACGTCCAGGCGTGGCGGCTGCTGGTCGGCGGCGTCCTCGTCGGGGCCGGCACCCGGATCGGGAAGGGCTGTACGTCCGGCCACGGCATCAACGGGCTCGCGTCGCGCTCGAAGACCTCGCTCGCGAGCGTCGCGACGTTCATGTCCGTCGCGATCGGCGTCGCGCTGGCGATGCAGGCCCTCGGGGTGACGCCGTGA
- a CDS encoding universal stress protein: MSPRYEHILVPTDGRGPSTNAVRHAVGLAETYDATVHAVFVIDTSTSWLTVSKSEVHDTLWEVGRKASEQALQAVETAAADAGVDLVTEVLEGTPAAAILAYAAENDVDLVVMGTHGHPEIERRLLGSVTQKVAGNADVPVMTVSDATERAD, from the coding sequence ATGAGTCCCAGGTACGAACACATCCTCGTTCCGACGGACGGGCGCGGTCCCTCGACGAACGCGGTTCGGCACGCCGTCGGCCTCGCCGAGACGTACGACGCGACCGTCCACGCGGTCTTCGTCATCGACACCTCGACGAGCTGGTTGACGGTCTCCAAATCGGAGGTCCACGACACCCTCTGGGAGGTCGGTCGGAAGGCCAGCGAGCAGGCGCTTCAGGCGGTCGAAACCGCGGCTGCGGACGCCGGCGTCGACCTCGTAACCGAGGTCCTCGAAGGAACGCCCGCGGCGGCCATCCTCGCCTACGCCGCGGAGAACGACGTCGACCTCGTCGTCATGGGAACACACGGCCACCCGGAGATCGAGCGTCGGCTCCTCGGCAGCGTAACGCAGAAAGTGGCCGGCAACGCTGACGTGCCGGTGATGACGGTGAGCGACGCCACGGAACGGGCCGACTGA
- a CDS encoding DUF6691 family protein has product MTESAGRHPLFVPLVALGGLLFGFGLAYSEMARPEVVLDFLQLQDLGLVFVMGGAAGVTAVAIAFATRFLDRAPVTGAPYGKRRKPFDRSVLVGGAVFGVGWGLSGLCPGSAYASLGIGNYPILIGLVGMFVGAYAQGYWRAHRADPDRTTAPSD; this is encoded by the coding sequence GTGACCGAATCAGCGGGCCGCCATCCGCTGTTCGTGCCGCTGGTCGCCCTCGGCGGGCTGCTCTTCGGCTTCGGGCTCGCCTACAGCGAGATGGCTCGCCCGGAGGTCGTGCTCGACTTCCTGCAACTGCAGGACCTCGGCCTCGTGTTCGTGATGGGCGGGGCGGCGGGCGTCACGGCGGTCGCGATCGCGTTCGCGACGCGGTTCCTCGACCGCGCGCCGGTCACCGGCGCGCCGTACGGGAAGCGACGGAAGCCCTTCGACCGGAGCGTCCTCGTCGGCGGTGCCGTCTTCGGGGTCGGGTGGGGGCTCTCGGGGCTCTGTCCCGGCTCGGCCTACGCCAGCCTCGGGATCGGGAACTACCCGATCCTGATCGGGCTCGTCGGGATGTTCGTCGGCGCGTACGCGCAGGGCTACTGGCGGGCGCATCGAGCGGATCCCGACCGAACCACCGCACCGAGCGACTGA
- a CDS encoding DUF6653 family protein, which produces MKTTSRETLGDFFWKRHANPKSGWSRTVVLPLLVYAVGERRWRLVVATLVFAVVNPVLFAPPENTEAWMTKVVLAERYWRTHDADVGSLNVLNLVNVPVTLYALVAAYRRDTGGATVATSLSMTLKFAFVAGLVRRFEDDLPELDFPPNPDLPPIREASRRR; this is translated from the coding sequence ATGAAGACGACCTCCCGGGAGACGCTCGGCGATTTCTTCTGGAAGCGCCACGCCAACCCGAAGAGCGGCTGGTCGCGGACGGTCGTCCTCCCCCTCCTGGTGTACGCCGTCGGCGAGCGCCGGTGGCGGCTCGTCGTCGCGACCCTGGTCTTCGCGGTCGTCAACCCCGTTCTGTTCGCCCCGCCCGAGAACACCGAGGCCTGGATGACGAAGGTCGTGCTCGCCGAGCGGTACTGGCGAACCCACGACGCCGACGTCGGTTCCTTGAACGTTCTCAACCTGGTGAACGTCCCGGTGACGCTGTACGCGCTCGTCGCCGCCTACCGACGGGACACCGGCGGGGCGACCGTCGCGACCTCGCTGTCGATGACGCTCAAGTTCGCGTTCGTCGCCGGCCTCGTTCGACGCTTCGAGGACGACCTCCCCGAGTTGGACTTCCCACCGAACCCGGACCTCCCACCGATTCGGGAGGCCTCACGACGTCGATAG
- a CDS encoding MBL fold metallo-hydrolase codes for MFETISARELADRQDSGRDDYVLVDTRPQDSYEAWRVEGAENVPFGPAETLSREQRATIERLADGREVLVICGKGATSTRLATELDANGFDDVAVVGGGMRAWNALYESVPVETTRDDLVLVQFQRRAKGCLSYLVGSKIDGTAVVVDPTRHVDQYITTAAAEGLAITRVLDTHVHADHISGGRELAAKLDVPYHLSERAAERDVEGEFEPVADGETIAVGGIDIEALPAPGHTTEMLAYRVADEAVLTGDSLFLDSVGRTELEFGDDGAEHGARMQYETLHETLLALPDGLLVLPGHVTVNDDGTYANATPGTLVGAPLAEVGSRLDLVELDEDAFVNRLVEDVPEKPDNYEAIIGLNLGREDVESDRDATMLETGANNCAA; via the coding sequence ATGTTCGAGACGATCAGCGCCAGGGAGCTCGCCGACCGGCAGGACTCCGGCCGGGACGACTACGTGCTGGTCGATACCCGTCCCCAGGACAGCTACGAGGCGTGGCGCGTCGAGGGAGCCGAGAACGTTCCGTTCGGGCCGGCGGAGACGCTGAGCCGGGAACAGCGGGCCACGATCGAGCGCCTCGCTGACGGGCGGGAGGTCCTCGTCATCTGTGGAAAGGGGGCCACCTCGACGAGGCTCGCCACCGAACTGGACGCGAACGGGTTCGACGACGTGGCGGTCGTCGGCGGCGGGATGCGCGCGTGGAACGCGCTCTACGAGTCGGTCCCCGTCGAGACGACGCGGGACGACCTCGTCCTCGTCCAGTTCCAGCGCCGCGCGAAGGGCTGTCTCAGCTACCTCGTCGGTTCGAAGATCGACGGGACGGCCGTCGTCGTCGACCCGACCCGACACGTCGACCAGTACATCACGACCGCCGCCGCGGAGGGGCTCGCGATCACACGTGTTCTCGACACTCACGTCCACGCCGACCACATCTCCGGCGGACGGGAGCTCGCGGCGAAGCTCGACGTTCCCTATCACCTGAGCGAGCGCGCCGCCGAACGCGACGTCGAGGGCGAGTTCGAGCCGGTGGCCGACGGGGAGACGATAGCGGTCGGTGGGATCGATATCGAGGCCCTCCCCGCGCCCGGACACACGACGGAGATGCTGGCCTATCGGGTGGCCGACGAAGCCGTTCTCACCGGGGACAGCCTCTTCCTCGACTCGGTCGGGCGGACGGAGCTCGAGTTCGGCGACGACGGGGCCGAACACGGCGCGAGGATGCAGTACGAGACGCTTCACGAGACGTTGCTGGCGCTCCCGGACGGGTTGCTGGTGCTGCCGGGCCACGTCACGGTGAACGACGACGGCACCTACGCGAACGCCACGCCGGGAACGCTCGTCGGCGCGCCGTTGGCCGAGGTCGGATCCCGGCTCGATCTCGTGGAACTCGACGAGGACGCCTTCGTGAACCGACTGGTCGAGGACGTACCCGAGAAGCCCGACAACTACGAGGCGATCATCGGTCTCAATCTCGGGCGGGAGGACGTGGAGAGCGACCGCGACGCCACGATGCTCGAAACGGGGGCGAACAACTGCGCGGCCTGA
- a CDS encoding sulfurtransferase TusA family protein, whose translation MSEEHDVAETLDVQGENCPMPVVKTKQAVDGLGADEVLEVLATDAGSMSDIKGWAGSTADVELVDQVAEADVYRHYVRKVE comes from the coding sequence ATGAGCGAAGAACACGACGTGGCCGAGACGCTCGACGTACAGGGAGAGAACTGTCCCATGCCGGTCGTCAAGACCAAGCAGGCCGTCGACGGGCTGGGGGCGGACGAGGTCCTCGAAGTGCTCGCGACGGACGCCGGCAGTATGAGCGACATCAAGGGGTGGGCCGGTTCGACCGCCGACGTCGAACTGGTCGACCAAGTCGCGGAGGCGGACGTCTACCGACACTACGTCCGGAAAGTCGAATGA
- a CDS encoding DUF2270 domain-containing protein, whose amino-acid sequence MSEDDVFDPCGEVERDIGRGMFEEGMGPGSSMAHLYRGEIHRMKFWRERLDRTTNWAVTILAAISTWAFTGDTPHFVILIGMAMLTVFLVIEARRYRGYDLWRSRVRLLQENVFANALDPTTGVEDAAWRRELSEDYRRPKIKITFEEALAHRLRRVYLPLLTVLLVAWLVRITAFDGAARWPASAAVGAVPGVVVSGLVAAFFVGATAVACRPRTWKANGELRLTDVDVWSDVE is encoded by the coding sequence ATGAGCGAGGACGACGTCTTCGACCCGTGCGGCGAGGTCGAACGCGACATCGGCCGTGGCATGTTCGAGGAGGGGATGGGGCCCGGGTCGTCGATGGCGCACCTCTATCGCGGCGAGATCCACCGGATGAAGTTCTGGCGCGAGCGCCTCGACCGGACCACCAACTGGGCGGTCACGATACTCGCCGCGATCTCGACGTGGGCGTTCACGGGCGACACCCCCCACTTCGTCATCCTCATCGGGATGGCGATGCTCACGGTGTTCCTGGTGATCGAGGCCCGGCGCTATCGTGGCTACGACCTCTGGCGCTCGCGCGTCCGACTCCTCCAGGAGAACGTCTTCGCGAACGCGCTGGACCCGACCACCGGTGTCGAGGACGCCGCGTGGCGACGGGAGCTGAGCGAGGACTACCGCCGACCGAAGATCAAGATCACCTTCGAGGAGGCGCTCGCCCATCGGCTCCGGCGGGTCTACCTCCCGCTCCTGACCGTCCTCCTGGTCGCCTGGCTCGTGCGGATCACCGCGTTCGACGGCGCGGCTCGCTGGCCGGCGAGCGCCGCGGTCGGGGCCGTTCCCGGCGTCGTGGTGAGCGGTCTCGTCGCGGCGTTCTTCGTCGGCGCGACGGCGGTCGCCTGCCGGCCACGAACGTGGAAGGCCAACGGCGAACTCAGACTCACGGACGTCGACGTCTGGAGCGACGTCGAGTGA
- a CDS encoding DUF302 domain-containing protein, translating to MLPIDPSQVDPAAIGTKRTTLEMGHEEAIEHVRAVFTDAGFGIPVEFSPSELLNEKVDADRDPYYVLGACNPAVADRALDASANRLGGLFPCNVVVWEEEPRVQTVYHVSIMRIARLVGMAPDDEAMAGIIEDTGELADEAFSNL from the coding sequence GTGTTACCGATCGATCCCTCGCAGGTCGACCCGGCGGCCATCGGCACGAAACGAACGACCCTCGAGATGGGCCACGAGGAGGCCATCGAGCACGTTCGAGCCGTCTTCACCGACGCCGGGTTCGGTATCCCCGTCGAGTTCTCGCCGTCGGAGCTGCTCAACGAGAAGGTCGACGCCGACCGCGACCCCTACTACGTTCTCGGGGCCTGCAACCCGGCCGTCGCCGACCGCGCGCTCGACGCCTCGGCGAACCGACTCGGGGGGCTGTTCCCCTGCAACGTGGTCGTCTGGGAGGAAGAACCGAGGGTGCAGACCGTCTACCACGTGAGCATCATGCGGATCGCCCGGTTGGTCGGGATGGCCCCGGACGACGAGGCGATGGCCGGGATCATCGAGGACACCGGCGAACTCGCCGACGAAGCCTTCTCGAACCTCTGA
- a CDS encoding NAD(P)H-binding protein, with protein MNVLLLGASGRIGHRTASELLDRGHTVTGVSRSGEVSDVESEALTVVEGDATDPEAVARLVAGHDAVVSTLGPSGDESPEILSEMLRAVIEGMRRGEVDRLVWTGGAGILHVDPETRLIETEAFPEEWKPVSQAAIDAYELLEDVDDLRWTYLAPAGLIEPGERTGEYRTAEGELVVDEDGDSYVSMEDFAVALVDRLEADDAVHTQLGVGY; from the coding sequence ATGAACGTACTACTGCTCGGAGCAAGCGGGCGGATCGGGCATCGAACGGCGAGCGAGCTGTTGGACCGGGGACACACGGTCACCGGCGTCTCCCGAAGCGGGGAGGTGAGCGACGTCGAGAGCGAGGCCCTCACGGTCGTCGAGGGTGACGCGACGGACCCGGAAGCGGTCGCACGGCTCGTGGCGGGTCACGACGCGGTCGTCTCCACGCTCGGACCGAGCGGCGACGAATCACCGGAAATCCTCTCGGAGATGCTGCGTGCGGTCATCGAGGGAATGCGTCGCGGTGAGGTCGACCGCCTCGTCTGGACCGGCGGCGCGGGGATCCTCCACGTCGACCCCGAGACACGGCTCATCGAGACCGAGGCGTTCCCCGAGGAGTGGAAACCGGTCTCGCAGGCCGCGATCGACGCTTACGAGCTCTTGGAAGACGTCGACGACCTCCGCTGGACCTACCTCGCGCCCGCCGGGCTGATAGAGCCCGGCGAACGAACGGGGGAGTACCGGACGGCCGAAGGCGAGCTGGTCGTCGACGAGGACGGCGACAGCTACGTCTCCATGGAGGACTTCGCCGTCGCGCTCGTCGACCGGCTCGAAGCCGACGACGCGGTGCACACCCAGCTCGGTGTCGGCTACTGA
- a CDS encoding MBL fold metallo-hydrolase, which translates to MSEDAVPEPDAEVESIEPDELKERIDRGEEVFLLDTRASDAFEAWHIDGPNVTTHNVPYFEFLFDDVPEERLDGIPDDRPVTVLCAKGDSSEYVAGTLRERGYEVTHLARGMNGWAELYEYHELDTGTDVTVAQYQRPSSGCLAYLVVSGDEAAVVDPLRAFTDTYRQDARALGAEITHALDTHVHADHVSGVRRVAAENDAEAVVPQAAAERGIDFETPYTTVEDGETVSVGETEIEAIHAPGHTTGMTAYRVGDVLFTGDSLFTESVARPDLEAGAEGAAEAAADLHETLRDTILPLPADTVVAPGHFSGNAETVDGAHVARLGDLEAWMAALSMEREAFVAFVRSDMPPRPSNHETIVAINLGERDADDREAFELEQGPNNCAASQDALTGD; encoded by the coding sequence ATGAGCGAGGACGCAGTCCCCGAACCCGACGCCGAGGTCGAATCGATCGAGCCGGACGAACTGAAGGAACGGATCGACCGCGGCGAGGAGGTGTTCCTCCTCGATACCCGTGCGTCCGACGCGTTCGAGGCGTGGCACATCGACGGCCCGAACGTCACGACGCACAACGTCCCCTACTTCGAGTTCCTGTTCGACGACGTTCCCGAGGAGCGCCTCGACGGGATCCCCGACGACCGTCCAGTGACGGTGCTCTGTGCGAAGGGCGATTCGAGCGAGTACGTCGCCGGAACGCTCCGGGAACGCGGCTACGAGGTCACTCACCTCGCCCGCGGCATGAACGGCTGGGCGGAGCTCTACGAGTACCACGAACTCGATACGGGTACTGACGTCACGGTCGCCCAGTACCAGCGCCCCTCCAGCGGCTGTCTCGCCTATCTCGTCGTCAGCGGCGACGAGGCGGCCGTGGTCGACCCGCTCCGGGCGTTCACCGACACGTATCGACAGGACGCGCGTGCGCTCGGAGCCGAGATCACCCATGCGCTCGACACCCACGTCCACGCCGACCACGTGAGCGGCGTTCGTCGGGTTGCGGCCGAAAACGACGCCGAAGCCGTCGTCCCCCAGGCCGCCGCCGAGCGCGGTATCGACTTCGAGACGCCCTACACGACGGTCGAGGACGGGGAGACCGTCTCCGTCGGGGAGACCGAGATCGAGGCCATCCACGCACCGGGCCACACGACGGGGATGACCGCCTACCGCGTCGGTGACGTCCTCTTCACCGGCGACAGCCTCTTCACTGAGAGCGTCGCCCGCCCCGACCTCGAAGCGGGTGCCGAGGGTGCGGCCGAGGCCGCGGCCGACCTCCACGAGACGCTGCGGGACACGATCCTCCCGCTCCCCGCGGACACCGTCGTCGCGCCGGGGCACTTCAGCGGGAACGCCGAGACCGTCGATGGAGCCCACGTCGCGCGGCTCGGCGACCTCGAAGCCTGGATGGCGGCGCTCTCGATGGAGAGGGAAGCGTTCGTGGCGTTCGTCCGGTCGGACATGCCGCCGCGGCCGAGCAACCACGAGACGATCGTCGCGATCAACCTCGGCGAGCGCGACGCGGACGACCGGGAGGCGTTCGAACTCGAACAGGGGCCGAACAACTGTGCGGCGAGCCAGGACGCACTGACGGGCGACTGA
- a CDS encoding NAD(P)-dependent oxidoreductase produces MATRSAFVDRDVQPVDRLAADLDGEFDLTVGEPADEDALIEALDGMDAVFTTSRLTLSERVLEATSLDVVAKIGTGIDNVDLAAAKRLGIPVTHTPGLNALSVAEHTVALLLAVARRIGQTQDLLRAGGWRGDAPFGTQLSRKTVGLVGFGNVGRRVAALLSGFRPTLLAYDPYVRPIDGELVGAELTSLDRVLTESDAVCVTAELTDETRGCIDEAALGSMKSSAFLVNTGRGPLVETDALVEAIRAGDLAGAGLDVFEDEPLPADSPLHGLDNVVTTPHVAAMTTEYRLDGIDTLAENTMALLNGETVDPAYMAVDPARDE; encoded by the coding sequence ATGGCCACGCGCTCCGCCTTCGTCGACCGAGACGTCCAGCCCGTCGACCGACTGGCCGCGGACCTCGACGGCGAGTTCGACCTCACGGTGGGCGAACCTGCGGACGAGGACGCGCTGATCGAGGCGCTCGACGGGATGGACGCCGTCTTCACCACCTCCCGACTCACGCTCTCGGAACGGGTGCTCGAAGCCACGTCGCTCGACGTGGTCGCGAAGATCGGCACCGGTATCGACAACGTCGACCTCGCGGCGGCCAAGCGGCTCGGGATCCCGGTCACGCACACGCCGGGGCTGAACGCGCTCTCGGTCGCCGAACACACCGTCGCGCTCCTGCTCGCGGTCGCCCGCCGGATCGGCCAGACCCAGGACCTCCTCCGGGCGGGTGGCTGGCGCGGCGACGCCCCCTTCGGGACGCAGCTCTCCCGGAAGACCGTGGGGTTGGTGGGGTTCGGCAACGTGGGCCGGCGCGTCGCAGCCCTCCTCTCCGGATTTCGACCCACACTGCTCGCGTACGACCCCTACGTCCGTCCGATCGACGGCGAGCTCGTCGGGGCCGAACTCACCTCGCTCGACCGCGTCCTCACCGAGAGCGACGCCGTCTGTGTGACCGCCGAACTCACCGACGAGACACGTGGCTGTATCGACGAGGCGGCGCTGGGTTCAATGAAATCGTCGGCGTTCCTCGTCAACACCGGCCGCGGACCGCTCGTGGAGACCGACGCGCTCGTCGAGGCCATCCGCGCGGGCGACCTCGCCGGGGCCGGGCTGGACGTCTTCGAGGACGAGCCGCTTCCCGCCGACTCACCGCTCCACGGGCTCGACAACGTCGTCACGACCCCGCACGTCGCGGCGATGACCACCGAGTACCGTCTCGACGGTATCGACACCCTCGCCGAGAACACGATGGCGCTCCTGAACGGCGAGACGGTCGACCCGGCCTACATGGCCGTCGACCCGGCACGCGACGAGTAA
- a CDS encoding DsrE/DsrF/DrsH-like family protein translates to MSTDTPPSEADVDPAALEARIEELESELDAVRAQEDGQRMVIIATKGTLDMAYPPLILASTAAAFGWDVTVFHTFWGLELLHEDHSKALQLSSVGNPNLPIPNAVAALPGMDRATSKFMAKRIADNDVASVEELVRTALDSGVDLQACQMTIDLLDYDEDDFYDGVETGVGAASAFQRMADSEIQLLV, encoded by the coding sequence ATGAGTACCGACACGCCACCCTCGGAGGCCGACGTGGACCCCGCGGCCCTCGAAGCCCGCATCGAGGAGCTCGAATCGGAACTCGACGCGGTTCGAGCCCAGGAGGACGGCCAGCGGATGGTGATCATCGCCACGAAGGGCACCCTCGACATGGCGTATCCACCGCTGATACTCGCCTCGACGGCCGCGGCGTTCGGCTGGGATGTGACTGTGTTTCACACCTTCTGGGGGCTCGAACTCCTCCACGAGGACCACTCGAAGGCGCTCCAGTTGAGCTCGGTCGGGAATCCGAACCTGCCGATCCCGAACGCGGTGGCCGCCCTCCCCGGCATGGACCGGGCGACCTCGAAGTTCATGGCCAAACGCATCGCCGACAACGACGTCGCGAGCGTCGAGGAACTCGTTCGAACCGCCCTCGACAGCGGGGTCGACCTCCAGGCCTGCCAGATGACGATCGACCTCCTGGACTACGACGAGGACGACTTCTACGACGGGGTCGAGACCGGTGTTGGTGCGGCGAGCGCCTTCCAGCGCATGGCCGACTCCGAGATCCAGCTCCTGGTCTGA